From the Nodularia sp. NIES-3585 genome, one window contains:
- a CDS encoding Uma2 family endonuclease has translation MVLQIHPTQKTQKTQKELDITWEALPADFILPDDPVENIQQPALASALTDALGSTQRIQPQMLIGSNFGLVATVKKKIVVKAPDWFYVPQVQPVASGVIRRSYTPNLEGTAVAVVMEFLSDTENGELSIRSTPPYGKLYFYEHILKVPTYVTYDPYEVILEVRYLQNGQYTLVSADANGRYWIPELELFLGIWQGERLCQTMNWLRWWDQEGNLLLWSSEQAQQERQRAEQEHQRAEQEHQRAEMLAAKLRELGVDPEAIA, from the coding sequence ATGGTTCTACAAATTCACCCTACTCAAAAAACTCAAAAAACTCAAAAAGAATTAGATATTACTTGGGAAGCACTTCCCGCAGATTTTATTTTACCTGATGACCCAGTGGAAAATATTCAGCAACCGGCTCTAGCATCAGCGCTGACAGATGCTTTAGGCAGCACACAACGCATCCAACCCCAGATGCTGATTGGCTCTAATTTTGGGCTTGTAGCCACAGTCAAGAAAAAAATTGTTGTTAAAGCACCTGATTGGTTCTATGTGCCTCAAGTGCAGCCTGTAGCTTCAGGTGTAATTCGTCGTAGTTATACCCCCAATTTAGAAGGCACGGCTGTGGCTGTAGTCATGGAATTTCTGTCGGACACGGAAAATGGCGAACTATCAATTCGTTCTACTCCACCTTACGGTAAACTGTATTTTTACGAACATATTCTCAAAGTTCCCACTTACGTCACCTATGATCCTTATGAAGTTATTTTAGAAGTCAGATATTTACAAAATGGACAGTATACTTTAGTGTCAGCAGATGCCAATGGACGTTACTGGATTCCTGAGTTAGAATTATTCCTCGGAATTTGGCAAGGTGAAAGATTATGCCAAACTATGAACTGGCTGAGGTGGTGGGATCAAGAAGGGAATTTGCTGTTGTGGAGTAGTGAACAAGCCCAACAAGAACGCCAACGTGCCGAACAAGAACACCAACGTGCCGAACAAGAACACCAACGTGCGGAAATGTTAGCAGCAAAGTTACGTGAACTCGGTGTAGACCCTGAAGCGATCGCATAG
- a CDS encoding 2-dehydropantoate 2-reductase: protein MKICIVGAGAIGGYLGAKLALAGEEVTFIARGQHLEAIQNQGLQVIMADGSSHVVHPSLATSDINHAGSQDVVILAVKAQSLAAIAALSSLPEATRTRHSANAEGIAPALSSLYNPDTMLVTAQNGIPWWYFQKHGGEYEGQQIHAVDPDGIIAANIDIDRVIGCVVYPAVELQSPGVIRHIEGDRLTLGEIDNTKTERIQKLAQSFKQAGFKAPVRSKIRTEIWLKLWGNLAFNPISALTRATLEQICQYPLTRELARQMMMEAQTIAEKLGIEFGISLEQRINGTQKVGAHKTSMLQDIEAGRPTEIQAILGAVIELGKLTHIPTPYMDTVYANVKLLEKTLIG, encoded by the coding sequence ATGAAAATATGTATTGTCGGTGCGGGTGCGATTGGCGGGTACTTAGGAGCGAAACTAGCTCTAGCAGGGGAAGAAGTCACCTTTATTGCGCGTGGACAGCATCTAGAAGCAATTCAAAACCAGGGATTACAAGTAATTATGGCCGATGGGTCAAGTCATGTAGTACATCCATCTCTAGCCACCAGTGATATAAATCACGCAGGATCTCAAGATGTAGTCATCCTGGCTGTAAAAGCTCAGAGTTTAGCTGCGATAGCTGCGCTCTCTTCTCTACCAGAGGCTACGCGAACCAGACACTCCGCGAACGCCGAAGGCATCGCCCCGGCTCTATCATCTCTCTACAATCCGGATACAATGCTAGTTACTGCCCAAAATGGTATACCTTGGTGGTACTTCCAAAAGCATGGCGGTGAATATGAAGGGCAGCAAATTCACGCTGTTGACCCAGATGGGATAATTGCCGCTAATATTGATATAGATCGGGTAATTGGTTGTGTAGTTTATCCAGCCGTAGAACTACAGTCACCCGGAGTAATTCGTCATATTGAAGGCGATCGCTTGACCCTCGGAGAAATCGACAACACCAAAACCGAACGTATCCAAAAATTAGCCCAAAGTTTCAAACAAGCAGGTTTTAAAGCCCCAGTCCGGTCTAAAATTCGCACAGAAATCTGGCTGAAATTATGGGGAAATTTAGCCTTTAATCCCATTAGTGCCTTAACTCGTGCCACTCTAGAGCAGATTTGCCAATACCCCTTGACCCGCGAACTCGCAAGGCAGATGATGATGGAAGCCCAAACCATTGCCGAAAAACTGGGTATTGAGTTCGGGATCAGTTTAGAACAGCGCATCAATGGGACCCAAAAAGTCGGCGCTCACAAAACTTCTATGCTCCAAGATATCGAAGCCGGTCGCCCTACAGAGATACAAGCAATTCTGGGAGCAGTAATTGAACTCGGCAAACTTACTCACATCCCTACACCCTATATGGATACAGTCTATGCTAATGTCAAACTACTAGAAAAAACTCTCATCGGCTAA
- a CDS encoding FAD-dependent oxidoreductase, protein MTVGLQAKRVVVVGAGWAGLGATYHLAKQGYDVTLLEAGSYPGGLVAGWKTTAGKSVEAGIHGFWYPYRNIFALINQLEINPFTTWTRSAQYSPAGLEVESPIFQDLPRLPAPLGTFVYPKFQRLPLIDRISALPLLYSVVDFDNSDEAWRRYDFVTARELFKDFGVSARLYKEAFEPMLLVGLFAPGEQCSAAATLGMLYFFILAHQADFDVVWCRGTVGEKIFRPWVEKIEKAGAKVLPQKPVTDLIVDSQNQAKGVVCGDEVFDADAVIFAVGVTGMKKIVANSPSLQSREEFRNLSNLGAIDVLATRLWFDRKIEVPRPSNACFGFDATTGWTFFDLNALHDEYKNEPGTVIEVDFYHANQFLNMSDADIITKVKDYLTTCVPAFAKAEIIDSSVIRLPNAVTHFAPGSYRYMLPAKTSFENVFMSGDWIVNRHGSWSQEKAYVTGLEAANLAVSYLGQGQPAEILPVEEDEAHIQMARSLNQNMRDLGKCVLPEFWLP, encoded by the coding sequence ATGACAGTTGGGTTGCAAGCAAAACGCGTGGTAGTTGTCGGTGCTGGTTGGGCTGGTTTAGGTGCAACCTACCATTTGGCAAAACAAGGGTATGATGTCACACTTTTAGAAGCTGGTTCCTACCCTGGTGGATTAGTCGCCGGATGGAAAACCACAGCCGGAAAATCTGTAGAAGCGGGGATTCATGGCTTTTGGTATCCGTACAGAAATATTTTTGCCCTAATTAATCAATTAGAAATTAATCCCTTTACTACCTGGACACGTTCCGCCCAATATTCGCCTGCGGGATTAGAAGTTGAATCACCAATTTTCCAAGATTTACCGCGACTCCCCGCGCCTCTAGGTACTTTTGTTTATCCCAAATTTCAGCGATTACCATTAATAGACCGGATCAGCGCCTTGCCTTTGCTTTATTCTGTTGTGGATTTTGATAATTCTGACGAAGCTTGGCGGCGTTATGATTTTGTCACAGCCCGTGAATTATTCAAAGATTTTGGCGTTTCTGCCCGACTTTACAAAGAAGCCTTTGAACCAATGTTATTAGTGGGCTTATTTGCCCCAGGTGAACAATGTTCAGCCGCCGCCACATTAGGAATGCTGTACTTTTTTATTCTGGCGCATCAAGCTGATTTTGATGTGGTTTGGTGTCGAGGAACAGTCGGGGAAAAAATATTTCGCCCTTGGGTGGAAAAAATAGAAAAAGCTGGTGCAAAAGTGTTACCCCAAAAACCAGTAACTGACTTAATTGTTGATAGTCAGAATCAAGCCAAGGGTGTAGTTTGTGGTGATGAAGTATTTGATGCCGATGCTGTAATTTTTGCAGTGGGTGTCACAGGGATGAAAAAAATTGTTGCCAATAGCCCCAGTTTACAAAGCCGGGAAGAGTTCCGAAATTTAAGCAATTTAGGCGCAATTGACGTTTTAGCCACCCGTTTATGGTTTGACCGCAAAATTGAGGTTCCTCGTCCTTCTAATGCTTGCTTTGGCTTTGATGCCACCACAGGATGGACATTTTTTGATTTAAATGCTCTACATGATGAGTATAAAAATGAGCCGGGAACGGTGATTGAAGTTGATTTCTATCATGCCAATCAGTTTCTGAATATGAGTGATGCAGATATCATCACCAAAGTCAAGGATTATTTAACAACTTGTGTCCCCGCCTTTGCCAAAGCTGAAATAATTGATAGCAGTGTAATTCGCTTACCTAATGCCGTGACTCACTTTGCCCCTGGTAGCTATCGCTATATGTTGCCAGCTAAGACCAGTTTTGAGAATGTATTTATGAGTGGTGATTGGATTGTCAATCGTCACGGTTCTTGGTCGCAGGAGAAGGCTTATGTGACAGGTTTAGAAGCGGCAAATTTAGCGGTATCCTATTTAGGTCAGGGTCAGCCTGCTGAGATTCTACCTGTAGAAGAGGACGAAGCGCACATTCAAATGGCGCGATCGCTCAACCAAAATATGCGCGACTTGGGTAAATGTGTTTTGCCTGAGTTTTGGTTGCCTTGA
- a CDS encoding GAF domain-containing sensor histidine kinase — translation MLSSPDLSFSRNLPLVVFNQLGELLQQMAQVVGTTALVITEAVLARVDIPIEWQSQRFTLVISEQFSALLLGTQEREKGENCTELNTSLTFNCEAIALFVSQLRDLFESHSSTHQNLESYRQALKPNDLQIQTKFTLLLLEYILPQPSEETTEPEVYSSHPGEDGWKNRMQREQLLNQVRTEIRQSLDLPMIMATAIDLVREFLQLDRLVVYKLSPSGVKSQKNPTQPLGGCIVHEARSQNAISSVLYDQEETCFNRNSTCWEKYRQGFTLVVDDVEKTYALEECLLNFLRNNQVRAKLVAPIIFAQKLWGLVIAHQCHTPRQWTEDEKSLLTTIAEQLAIAIHQSELKQSLQDVTRTLTAEKQTLEKRVIERTMALREALLAAEAASRLRNEFLATISHELLTPLTYVIGMSSTLLRWPLGELSQRQRDYLQTIHDSGEHLLELINDILDLSQIEAGKTVLNITTFSLTETANSAVESLLKKADSKQINLQLDLQIDPQRDRFTADAGRIGQIIWNLLTNAIKFTPEGGSVTLRIWVEDNTAIFQVEDTGIGIPEAQLPLLFEKFQQLDTPYRRSYEGTGLGLALTKQLVELHRGRIEVESTVAIGSIFTVWIPAQL, via the coding sequence ATGCTTAGTTCTCCTGATTTGAGTTTTTCTCGAAACTTGCCTTTAGTTGTATTTAATCAGCTTGGGGAATTATTACAACAGATGGCTCAAGTAGTAGGAACTACTGCACTGGTAATCACAGAAGCTGTCTTGGCAAGGGTTGATATACCAATAGAGTGGCAGAGTCAAAGATTTACGCTGGTGATTTCTGAGCAGTTTAGCGCACTTTTGCTAGGGACGCAGGAGCGGGAGAAAGGAGAAAATTGCACAGAATTAAATACTAGCTTGACATTTAATTGCGAAGCGATCGCTTTGTTTGTCTCTCAGTTGAGAGACTTGTTTGAGAGTCATTCCTCTACACATCAAAATCTGGAATCCTATCGTCAAGCGCTCAAACCAAATGATCTCCAGATCCAAACTAAATTTACGCTGTTGTTATTAGAGTATATCTTGCCACAGCCAAGTGAGGAAACTACAGAACCTGAAGTTTATTCCTCTCACCCTGGGGAAGATGGCTGGAAAAACAGAATGCAGCGAGAGCAACTGTTAAATCAGGTGAGGACGGAAATCCGCCAAAGCTTAGATTTGCCAATGATTATGGCGACAGCAATTGACCTAGTAAGGGAGTTTTTGCAACTAGACAGATTAGTAGTATATAAATTGAGTCCTTCGGGAGTCAAGAGTCAAAAAAACCCAACCCAACCTCTTGGGGGTTGTATTGTCCACGAAGCCCGCTCTCAAAATGCCATTTCATCGGTGTTGTATGATCAGGAAGAAACTTGCTTTAACCGTAATTCCACCTGCTGGGAAAAGTATCGCCAAGGATTTACTTTAGTTGTTGATGACGTAGAAAAAACTTATGCTCTAGAAGAGTGTTTGTTGAATTTTTTAAGAAACAACCAAGTTAGGGCAAAGTTAGTAGCACCAATTATATTTGCACAAAAGCTGTGGGGGCTGGTGATTGCTCATCAATGTCACACTCCACGACAATGGACTGAAGACGAAAAAAGCTTACTAACTACCATAGCTGAACAATTAGCGATCGCTATTCATCAATCTGAGTTAAAGCAATCTCTCCAAGACGTGACACGCACACTCACCGCCGAAAAACAAACTCTGGAAAAACGCGTCATTGAGCGGACAATGGCTTTGAGAGAGGCTTTACTGGCTGCTGAAGCTGCTAGCCGCCTCAGAAATGAATTTCTCGCTACCATCAGCCATGAATTGCTTACGCCTTTAACCTACGTGATCGGTATGTCTTCCACTTTATTACGTTGGCCTTTGGGAGAATTAAGTCAACGCCAACGCGATTACCTGCAAACAATCCACGATAGTGGTGAACATTTATTAGAACTAATTAATGACATCCTCGATTTATCCCAAATTGAGGCGGGGAAAACAGTATTAAATATTACAACATTTTCTTTAACCGAGACAGCAAACAGTGCCGTAGAATCACTATTAAAAAAAGCCGACAGCAAACAAATCAATCTGCAACTGGATTTACAAATCGATCCCCAACGCGATCGCTTTACCGCCGATGCGGGACGAATAGGACAAATTATCTGGAATCTCTTAACTAATGCCATTAAGTTTACCCCAGAAGGTGGCAGTGTCACCTTGCGGATTTGGGTAGAAGATAATACCGCTATCTTTCAAGTCGAAGATACTGGAATTGGCATTCCTGAAGCACAATTACCACTACTGTTTGAGAAATTTCAACAACTCGATACACCCTATCGCCGCAGCTACGAAGGTACGGGACTCGGTTTAGCTTTAACCAAACAACTTGTAGAACTGCATCGGGGTCGAATTGAAGTAGAATCTACTGTAGCCATTGGTTCAATTTTCACTGTATGGATACCAGCCCAACTCTGA
- the cobN gene encoding cobaltochelatase subunit CobN, translated as MHRISATPGGWNQSDDLVFLEQTPAPFVFITAADTDIQTLAAAVPKLPETFPAIRVASLLQLQQQISIDSYAEEVLESAQVIILRLLGGRSYWAYGLEVVQEIVQRQGITLIVMPGDDGLDPELISQSSLPLSAVNQVLQYFREGGVENIVNALQFISDTCLHTSFQPLPPQGIPRVGLYDWGVGSGEWGVGSGEWGVGSGELPAPKVGILFYRAHYLSGNMKVIDALCTALAKRNLQPVPVFVSSLRDPDVQAELSQFFQPKDTDQIGVLLNTTSFSLARLETEAPQIDLWEKLDVPVFQVILSGGGVEQWESQLQGLSPRDMAMNVALPEVDGRIITRAVSFKTVQTRNPDLETDVMVYQPVSDRIEFVAELAANWINLRSKHPQERRIALILANYPNRNGRLANGVGLDTPASCVEIIKALQSSGYVVENPPIHGDELIQRLTTGVTNDPEGRELRPVQQSVSDADYQAYFATLPTTVQQEVTERWGLFGERNHRDAEDTEEEDYSVFAVSGMQLGNIFVGIQPSRGYDLDPSLNYHAPDLVPTHAYLAFYHWVRECFNADAVVHVGKHGNLEWLPGKSVALSSSCYPEVAFGALPHLYPFIVNDPGEGSQAKRRAQAVILDHLTPPMTRAELYGALQQLENLVDEYYEAESLDPTRLPLIRDRIRELVIQENLHKDLGIENESDILKFESVVLNFIGGYLCELKEAQIRDGLHIFGQCPQGRQLRDLIVAIARIPNRYSEGITRVIAEDWGLDFDPLTTDFKTPLSADDRRVLATKISIDAMNPEITEITDAIHRVSTSRTVGDAVEILENHAAQLVEQLLTPHSPLPTPHSPLPQTLNWISNKLLPALQQTDAEITNLLHGLDGKYIPSAPSGAPTRGRPEVLPTGRNFYSVDIRAIPTETAWDIGRKAAENLIECYTQENGEYPQTLGLSLWGTATMRTGGDDIAEALALLGVRPVWDGAARRVVDFEILPLSILGRPRVDVTLRISGFFRDAFPNLIDLFEQAVAAVAALNESSEYNPLAAQVNQDTDFWMEQGLTPEAAAARSQYRVFGSQPGAYGAGLQGLMASQNWTDDQDLARAYINWSCYAYTSASSPDAKGELVGISAPEAFEQRLAQMQIVLHNQDNREHDILDSDDYYQFQGGLTAAVRSLQGKNPQTYFGDNSIPAQPRVRELKSEIARVYRSRVVNPKWIEGMMRHGYKGAFEMAATVDYLFAYDATAQCVEDHMYQGITEAYLLDPVVCEFIQDKNPWAMRDIAEKLLEAHQRNLWQDVNIQTLENLRNLVHQAEATIEEK; from the coding sequence ATGCATCGTATCAGTGCCACACCGGGCGGATGGAATCAATCAGATGATTTAGTTTTTTTAGAACAAACTCCCGCTCCTTTTGTCTTTATTACTGCTGCTGATACTGACATTCAAACTTTAGCAGCAGCTGTCCCTAAATTACCTGAAACATTTCCAGCCATCAGAGTTGCCAGTTTGTTGCAGTTGCAACAACAAATAAGTATAGATTCTTATGCCGAGGAAGTTTTAGAATCTGCCCAAGTAATTATTTTACGCCTGTTAGGAGGACGTTCCTATTGGGCTTATGGTTTAGAAGTAGTCCAAGAAATTGTCCAACGTCAGGGTATAACCCTTATTGTAATGCCTGGGGACGATGGTCTTGATCCTGAATTAATTTCCCAGTCTAGTTTGCCTTTGAGTGCTGTTAATCAAGTTTTACAGTATTTCAGAGAAGGCGGAGTGGAAAACATTGTTAACGCTTTACAATTTATCTCAGATACTTGCCTGCATACTTCGTTTCAACCCTTACCACCGCAAGGGATTCCCCGTGTCGGCTTGTATGACTGGGGAGTGGGGAGTGGGGAGTGGGGAGTAGGGAGTGGGGAGTGGGGAGTGGGGAGTGGGGAATTACCAGCGCCTAAAGTTGGGATTCTTTTTTACCGCGCTCATTATCTATCTGGGAATATGAAGGTAATTGATGCTTTGTGTACTGCTTTAGCAAAGCGTAATTTACAACCTGTTCCGGTGTTTGTTTCTTCGTTACGTGATCCCGATGTTCAAGCAGAATTGAGTCAGTTTTTCCAGCCGAAAGATACAGATCAAATTGGCGTATTGCTGAATACTACGAGTTTTTCTCTGGCGCGTTTGGAAACTGAAGCACCGCAAATCGACTTGTGGGAAAAATTAGATGTGCCGGTGTTCCAAGTTATCCTCAGTGGTGGTGGTGTAGAACAGTGGGAGTCACAGTTACAAGGGCTTTCTCCCCGTGATATGGCTATGAATGTGGCGTTACCAGAGGTAGATGGCAGGATTATTACTCGCGCTGTGTCTTTTAAGACTGTACAAACGCGAAATCCTGACTTAGAAACAGATGTGATGGTTTATCAGCCGGTGAGCGATCGCATTGAGTTTGTAGCTGAACTAGCAGCCAATTGGATAAACCTCCGTTCTAAGCACCCCCAGGAGCGTCGCATTGCCCTGATTTTGGCAAATTACCCAAATCGCAATGGCAGGTTAGCCAATGGCGTAGGATTGGACACGCCAGCCAGTTGTGTGGAAATAATTAAAGCTTTACAATCGTCTGGGTATGTGGTGGAAAATCCGCCGATTCACGGAGATGAATTAATTCAACGTCTCACTACTGGGGTGACTAATGATCCTGAAGGTAGAGAGTTGCGTCCTGTGCAGCAAAGCGTTTCTGATGCAGATTATCAAGCGTATTTTGCTACTTTACCAACAACTGTACAGCAGGAAGTTACTGAGAGATGGGGTTTATTTGGGGAAAGGAACCACAGAGACGCAGAGGACACAGAGGAGGAAGATTATTCTGTTTTCGCCGTTTCTGGTATGCAACTGGGTAACATATTTGTGGGGATTCAGCCGTCACGGGGTTATGATCTTGATCCTAGTTTGAATTATCATGCACCAGATTTAGTACCGACTCATGCTTATTTGGCTTTTTATCATTGGGTGCGGGAATGTTTTAATGCTGATGCTGTGGTTCATGTGGGAAAACATGGAAATCTAGAATGGCTACCGGGTAAAAGTGTGGCTTTGTCTAGTAGTTGTTATCCGGAAGTGGCTTTTGGCGCACTTCCTCACCTTTACCCGTTTATTGTCAATGACCCTGGTGAGGGTTCACAAGCCAAGCGTCGCGCCCAAGCGGTGATTTTAGATCATCTCACTCCCCCAATGACACGGGCGGAACTTTATGGGGCTTTGCAACAGTTAGAAAATTTAGTTGATGAATATTACGAAGCTGAAAGTTTAGATCCGACGCGGTTACCATTGATTCGCGATCGCATTCGGGAATTGGTGATCCAAGAGAATCTTCACAAAGATTTAGGGATCGAAAATGAAAGCGATATTTTAAAGTTTGAATCTGTAGTTTTGAATTTCATCGGTGGCTATCTTTGTGAATTGAAAGAAGCCCAAATTCGCGACGGGTTACACATTTTTGGTCAATGTCCCCAAGGACGACAACTGCGAGATTTAATCGTGGCGATCGCTCGCATCCCTAACCGCTATTCTGAAGGTATTACCCGTGTTATAGCTGAAGATTGGGGTTTAGATTTCGATCCCCTGACAACAGATTTCAAAACGCCATTATCAGCAGATGATCGGCGGGTGTTAGCTACGAAAATTTCTATAGACGCGATGAATCCCGAAATTACAGAAATTACAGACGCGATTCATCGCGTCTCTACAAGTCGGACGGTTGGCGATGCGGTAGAAATCTTGGAAAATCACGCCGCCCAATTAGTAGAACAACTCCTAACTCCCCACTCCCCACTCCCCACTCCCCACTCCCCACTCCCCCAGACTCTCAACTGGATCAGCAACAAACTCCTCCCCGCTTTACAACAAACCGACGCAGAAATTACCAACTTACTCCACGGACTTGACGGTAAATACATTCCCAGCGCCCCATCTGGCGCACCCACACGCGGCCGCCCAGAAGTCCTACCCACTGGGAGAAACTTTTATTCCGTTGATATTCGCGCTATTCCTACAGAAACCGCTTGGGATATTGGCAGAAAAGCGGCGGAAAATTTAATTGAATGCTACACCCAAGAAAACGGTGAATATCCTCAAACATTGGGTTTATCGTTGTGGGGAACTGCAACTATGCGAACCGGTGGTGATGACATCGCCGAGGCTTTAGCTTTACTAGGTGTGCGTCCGGTTTGGGATGGTGCAGCGCGGCGAGTTGTAGACTTTGAAATTCTACCTCTGAGTATATTGGGTCGTCCCCGTGTCGATGTGACTTTAAGAATTTCGGGATTTTTTCGAGACGCTTTCCCCAATTTAATTGATTTATTCGAGCAAGCTGTAGCAGCAGTAGCAGCACTGAATGAATCTTCAGAGTATAATCCCCTAGCGGCACAAGTTAACCAAGATACTGATTTTTGGATGGAACAAGGTTTGACTCCAGAAGCCGCCGCAGCGCGATCGCAATACCGAGTTTTTGGTTCTCAACCAGGTGCTTATGGTGCGGGACTCCAAGGATTAATGGCATCGCAAAATTGGACAGATGATCAAGATTTAGCTCGTGCTTATATTAATTGGAGTTGCTACGCTTACACTAGCGCTAGTTCCCCCGATGCCAAAGGGGAATTAGTTGGAATTTCTGCCCCAGAAGCCTTTGAACAACGTTTGGCACAAATGCAAATTGTGCTACACAACCAAGATAACCGGGAACACGACATCCTCGATTCTGATGATTATTATCAGTTTCAAGGTGGTTTAACAGCAGCAGTCAGATCACTCCAGGGAAAAAACCCTCAGACCTATTTTGGTGACAATTCGATTCCGGCTCAACCACGGGTTCGCGAACTTAAATCAGAAATTGCACGAGTGTATCGTTCTCGTGTAGTTAATCCCAAATGGATCGAGGGCATGATGCGCCACGGTTATAAAGGTGCATTTGAAATGGCTGCCACAGTTGATTATTTATTTGCCTACGATGCTACAGCCCAATGTGTGGAAGACCATATGTATCAGGGCATAACAGAAGCCTATTTACTAGATCCGGTAGTCTGTGAATTTATCCAAGATAAAAATCCTTGGGCAATGCGTGATATTGCTGAAAAATTACTCGAAGCACACCAGCGTAATTTATGGCAGGATGTAAATATCCAAACATTAGAAAATTTGCGAAATCTAGTACATCAAGCTGAAGCGACCATCGAAGAAAAATAA
- a CDS encoding acyl--CoA ligase, with amino-acid sequence MHIFDILTGKDEHPALLTPDELTLTYQQLRTNVYSLFAQLHIFGLGKGDRIAIAMTNGSSMACIFLAASLCGTAAPLNPKYKQEEFAFYYQDLQAKALITLPGTPEAAITAINPDMLLIQAITNADGTLSLELSREIIQPQRETSIPDLPQADDVAMILHTSGTTSRPKRVPIRHRNLIASAHNIIGVYSLTPNDTNLCLMPLFHIHGLVGCLLATLASGGTFICPTGFNALEFWKLVERYKPTWYSAAPTIHQMILARANRNEDIVKSHSFRFIRSSSAPLPPVIIEQMETVLNTPVVESYSMTEAAHQMTSNPLPPKIRKPGSVGYGHGVEIGIMDEDGNLLSQGSLGEVVVKGANVIDGYENNPQANATAFVNGWFRTGDQGKLDPDGYLYLTGRIKELINRGGEKISPLEIDDLLLRHPAVAEALAFAVSHKTLGEEIHAAVVLKSNTSEQELKSYCSQHLAEFKVPKQIHLLEALPRGATGKLQRLNMSKFLKLETDK; translated from the coding sequence ATGCATATATTTGACATTTTAACGGGAAAAGACGAGCATCCAGCCTTGTTAACACCCGATGAACTGACTCTGACATATCAGCAACTACGGACGAATGTATATTCTCTCTTTGCACAGTTGCACATCTTCGGCTTAGGTAAAGGCGATCGCATTGCCATTGCCATGACTAACGGTTCTTCGATGGCGTGTATATTTCTTGCAGCTAGTCTATGTGGAACTGCTGCCCCCCTCAATCCCAAATACAAACAAGAAGAATTTGCCTTTTACTACCAAGACCTCCAAGCCAAAGCATTAATTACCTTACCGGGGACACCAGAGGCGGCCATAACTGCTATTAATCCCGATATGCTACTCATCCAGGCTATAACAAACGCTGACGGTACATTGAGTTTGGAATTGAGTAGAGAAATTATACAACCACAAAGAGAAACTTCTATTCCTGACCTTCCCCAAGCTGATGATGTAGCGATGATTCTGCACACCAGTGGAACTACTAGCCGTCCCAAGCGTGTTCCCATTCGACACCGTAATCTCATCGCCTCAGCCCACAATATCATCGGTGTCTACAGCCTCACTCCTAACGACACCAATTTATGCCTCATGCCACTATTTCACATTCACGGATTAGTGGGGTGTCTCTTAGCAACTTTGGCATCAGGAGGGACATTTATTTGTCCCACAGGATTTAATGCTTTAGAATTCTGGAAACTGGTTGAGCGTTACAAACCAACTTGGTATTCTGCCGCACCGACCATACATCAAATGATCTTAGCGCGAGCCAATCGCAACGAAGATATTGTTAAATCCCATAGCTTCCGGTTTATTCGTTCTAGTAGCGCACCGCTACCGCCAGTGATTATCGAACAAATGGAAACAGTTTTGAACACGCCGGTAGTAGAGTCATATAGCATGACAGAAGCTGCACATCAGATGACTTCCAACCCCTTACCGCCCAAAATCCGCAAACCCGGAAGCGTCGGCTATGGACATGGTGTGGAAATTGGGATTATGGATGAAGATGGTAACTTGCTTTCCCAAGGTAGCCTCGGTGAAGTAGTAGTAAAAGGAGCCAATGTCATCGATGGTTACGAAAATAACCCCCAAGCCAACGCCACCGCTTTTGTTAACGGCTGGTTTCGGACAGGTGATCAGGGTAAACTCGACCCAGACGGCTACCTTTACCTGACTGGTAGAATCAAAGAATTAATTAACAGAGGTGGGGAAAAAATTTCGCCTTTGGAAATAGATGATTTATTGTTGCGTCATCCTGCGGTAGCTGAAGCCTTAGCTTTTGCGGTTTCTCACAAAACGCTGGGAGAAGAAATTCATGCTGCGGTTGTACTCAAGAGTAACACCAGTGAACAGGAACTAAAATCTTACTGTTCCCAACACTTAGCAGAATTCAAAGTACCTAAACAAATTCATCTTCTCGAAGCATTACCCCGTGGCGCTACTGGAAAACTGCAACGGTTGAATATGTCTAAATTCCTGAAATTAGAAACGGACAAATAA